A window of the Gemmatirosa kalamazoonensis genome harbors these coding sequences:
- the accC gene encoding acetyl-CoA carboxylase biotin carboxylase subunit, whose amino-acid sequence MFKKVLIANRGEIALRVIRACRELGVQTVAVYSEADRESLHVRFADDDVCIGPPPSRESYLNIPRIIAAAEITGADAIHPGYGFLAENAEFAETCAASGIAFIGPTAEQIRVMGDKAAARKAMAAVGVPVVPGTPGPVEEAEEALGFAQEIGFPVIIKAAAGGGGKGMRVATEPDDFARSFQLARSEALSAFGNGDVYVEKYLTRPRHVEFQVLGDTFGNVIHLGERDCSVQRRHQKLVEEAPCPVMTPDLRARMGEAAVRGAKAIDYVGAGTIEMLLNADGSFYFMEMNTRIQVEHPVTEMLTGVDLVKEQIRVAAGQPLSVDGMPPLRGHVIECRVNAEDPVRNFQPSPGRIDVFHPPGGPGVRLDTHVYAGYTVPPFYDSLIAKLIVQGRDREEALKRMQIALESLIIEGVTTTSPFLARVMQHPQFQAGDVDTKWLEREFDRIRSELQRGDAAPSAREPS is encoded by the coding sequence ATGTTCAAGAAAGTCCTGATCGCCAACCGCGGCGAGATCGCACTGCGCGTCATCCGCGCCTGCCGCGAGCTCGGCGTCCAGACCGTCGCCGTCTACTCGGAGGCGGACCGCGAGTCGCTGCACGTGCGCTTCGCCGACGACGACGTCTGCATCGGACCGCCCCCGTCGCGCGAGTCGTATCTCAACATCCCGCGCATCATCGCCGCGGCGGAGATCACCGGCGCCGACGCGATCCATCCCGGCTACGGCTTCCTCGCGGAGAACGCGGAGTTCGCGGAGACGTGCGCCGCGTCCGGCATCGCGTTCATCGGTCCGACGGCGGAGCAGATCCGCGTCATGGGCGACAAGGCCGCCGCGCGCAAGGCGATGGCCGCGGTGGGCGTCCCGGTCGTTCCCGGCACGCCGGGTCCCGTGGAGGAGGCCGAGGAAGCGTTAGGCTTCGCGCAGGAGATCGGTTTCCCGGTCATCATCAAGGCGGCGGCGGGCGGCGGCGGGAAGGGCATGCGCGTCGCGACGGAGCCCGACGACTTCGCGCGGTCGTTCCAGCTCGCGCGCTCCGAGGCGCTCTCCGCGTTCGGCAACGGCGACGTGTACGTCGAGAAGTACCTCACGCGTCCGCGGCACGTCGAGTTCCAGGTACTCGGCGACACGTTCGGCAACGTGATCCACCTCGGGGAGCGCGACTGCTCGGTGCAGCGTCGCCACCAGAAGCTCGTCGAGGAAGCGCCGTGCCCGGTGATGACGCCGGATCTGCGCGCGCGCATGGGCGAGGCGGCGGTGCGCGGCGCGAAGGCGATCGACTACGTCGGCGCGGGCACGATCGAGATGCTGCTGAACGCCGACGGGTCGTTCTACTTCATGGAGATGAACACGCGCATCCAGGTCGAGCATCCGGTGACGGAGATGCTGACCGGCGTCGATCTCGTGAAGGAGCAGATCCGCGTCGCGGCGGGACAGCCGCTGTCGGTCGACGGCATGCCGCCGCTGCGCGGCCACGTGATCGAGTGCCGCGTGAACGCCGAGGATCCGGTGCGCAACTTCCAGCCGTCGCCGGGGCGCATCGACGTGTTCCATCCGCCGGGCGGCCCGGGCGTCAGGCTCGACACGCACGTGTACGCCGGCTACACGGTGCCGCCGTTCTACGACTCGCTCATCGCGAAGCTCATCGTCCAGGGACGCGACCGCGAGGAGGCGCTCAAGCGCATGCAGATCGCGCTCGAGAGCCTCATCATCGAGGGCGTCACCACGACGTCGCCGTTCCTCGCGCGCGTGATGCAGCACCCGCAGTTCCAGGCCGGCGACGTCGACACGAAGTGGCTCGAGCGCGAGTTCGATCGCATCCGGTCCGAGCTGCAGCGCGGGGACGCCGCGCCGTCGGCGCGGGAGCCGAGCTAG
- the accB gene encoding acetyl-CoA carboxylase biotin carboxyl carrier protein: MIDLRYVKKLIEMLDGSSVDSIEISSDKGMKLRISKTPQQRGTMQVAAPVAMPAMPAMLPAPVAPSMPTPADGMSAIAESAGARGEAPASKLLEIKSPMVGTFYSAPDPNSPSYASVGQRVSKGQIVCIIEAMKIMNEIESEYDGVVKEIVADNAHPVEYGQVLFRIDPNG; encoded by the coding sequence ATGATCGATCTGCGCTACGTCAAGAAGCTCATCGAGATGCTCGACGGGTCGTCCGTCGATTCGATCGAGATCTCCTCGGACAAGGGGATGAAGCTCCGCATCTCGAAGACGCCGCAGCAGCGCGGCACGATGCAGGTCGCCGCGCCGGTGGCGATGCCGGCGATGCCGGCCATGCTCCCCGCGCCGGTCGCGCCGTCGATGCCGACGCCGGCCGATGGGATGAGCGCGATCGCGGAGAGCGCCGGCGCGCGCGGCGAGGCGCCGGCCTCGAAGCTCCTCGAGATCAAGTCGCCGATGGTCGGCACGTTCTACTCGGCGCCCGATCCGAACTCGCCGTCCTACGCGAGCGTCGGGCAGCGCGTCTCGAAGGGGCAGATCGTCTGCATCATCGAGGCGATGAAGATCATGAACGAGATCGAGAGCGAGTACGACGGCGTCGTGAAGGAGATCGTGGCCGACAACGCGCACCCGGTCGAATACGGGCAGGTGCTGTTCCGCATCGACCCGAACGGGTGA
- a CDS encoding M24 family metallopeptidase, translating into MTDRRSERLAALVDDLARLHLDGILVTGLSNIRYLTGFAGTSALLFVTGRGEVLFVSDFRYQTQASEQVGELAHVVIEPQSLWTGLWRELAQLTHVQVAGFESGHLLHRDFQRLLEGGARWTWRPTIDVLERLRERKAAEEVSLIRDAAAVAERALQQTLAQVRPGMTELAVAGALERALRDEGSEGFPFETIVASGPRAALPHARAADRLLARGDFLLIDFGAIVGGYCSDITRTVVLGAADARQREVYEVVREANAVACTHVRAGMRGRDADALARDYIDERGLGEAFGHSLGHGVGLDVHEAPRLARGAESALPAGAVVTIEPGVYLPGWGGVRIEDDVHLAPTGPEILTRFPRDLIELS; encoded by the coding sequence GTGACCGACCGACGATCCGAACGGCTCGCTGCGCTCGTCGACGATCTCGCGCGGCTGCACCTCGACGGCATCCTCGTCACGGGACTCTCCAACATCCGGTACCTCACCGGGTTCGCGGGCACGAGCGCGCTGCTGTTCGTCACCGGCCGCGGCGAGGTGCTGTTCGTCTCCGACTTCCGTTATCAGACGCAGGCGTCGGAGCAGGTGGGCGAGCTCGCGCACGTGGTCATCGAGCCGCAGAGCCTCTGGACGGGGCTGTGGCGCGAGCTCGCCCAGCTCACGCACGTACAGGTCGCCGGCTTCGAGAGCGGGCACCTGCTGCACCGCGACTTCCAGCGCCTGCTCGAGGGCGGCGCTCGATGGACGTGGCGGCCGACGATCGACGTGCTCGAGCGGCTGCGCGAGCGGAAGGCGGCGGAGGAGGTGTCGCTCATCCGCGACGCGGCCGCCGTGGCCGAGCGCGCGTTGCAGCAGACGCTCGCGCAGGTGCGACCGGGGATGACGGAGCTCGCCGTCGCCGGTGCGCTCGAGCGTGCGCTGCGCGACGAGGGGAGCGAGGGCTTCCCGTTCGAGACGATCGTCGCGAGTGGGCCGCGCGCCGCGCTGCCGCACGCGCGAGCGGCCGACCGCCTGCTCGCGCGCGGCGACTTCCTGCTCATCGACTTCGGCGCGATCGTCGGCGGCTACTGCTCGGACATCACGCGAACCGTGGTGCTCGGCGCGGCGGACGCGCGGCAGCGCGAGGTCTACGAGGTGGTGCGCGAGGCCAACGCGGTGGCCTGCACGCACGTCCGGGCGGGCATGCGCGGTCGGGATGCCGACGCGCTAGCGCGCGACTACATTGACGAGCGCGGGTTGGGCGAGGCGTTCGGGCACAGTCTGGGGCACGGTGTGGGCCTGGACGTGCACGAGGCGCCTCGCTTGGCACGTGGCGCGGAGTCGGCGCTGCCCGCGGGTGCCGTGGTGACGATCGAGCCCGGTGTCTACCTCCCCGGATGGGGCGGCGTGCGCATCGAGGACGACGTGCACCTCGCGCCCACCGGACCGGAGATCCTCACACGCTTTCCGCGGGACCTCATCGAGCTGTCGTGA
- the aroQ gene encoding type II 3-dehydroquinate dehydratase — MNIVVVNGPNLNLLGRREPHLYGHTTLADVEARLLEVGRELGASVRCVQHNGEGQLVDAIQALAGAADGAVVNAGAYTHTSIALRDALVGVGVPFVEVHVTNVHAREDFRHRSMLASAALGVLCGFGTYGYELALRGLVATLRARAQSGSPSTAG, encoded by the coding sequence GTGAACATCGTCGTCGTGAATGGCCCGAACCTGAACCTGCTGGGGCGGCGCGAGCCGCACCTCTACGGCCATACGACGCTCGCCGACGTCGAGGCGCGCCTGCTCGAGGTGGGCAGGGAGCTGGGCGCCTCGGTGCGGTGCGTGCAGCACAACGGCGAGGGCCAGCTGGTCGACGCGATCCAGGCGCTCGCCGGCGCCGCCGACGGCGCGGTAGTCAACGCGGGCGCGTACACGCACACCAGCATCGCGCTGCGCGACGCGCTCGTCGGCGTCGGCGTGCCGTTCGTCGAGGTGCACGTGACGAACGTTCACGCGCGCGAGGACTTCCGTCATCGCTCCATGCTCGCGTCGGCGGCGCTCGGCGTGTTGTGCGGGTTCGGCACCTACGGCTACGAGCTCGCGCTGCGCGGGCTGGTCGCGACGCTGCGCGCGCGAGCGCAGAGCGGTTCTCCTTCTACAGCGGGTTGA
- a CDS encoding tetratricopeptide repeat protein: protein MAASARIDELRSKFDENPRRYFAPLANEYRKAGDLGTAIALCRTQLRLFPTHMSGHVVLGQALFEAGELAEARQVFERAVELDPENLIALRHLGDIAHVTGDADAARRWYGRVLDTDPYNDQIAELLQSLNPSNQPAVTPAPVGQVAELTDDAGWEPPQALATEPPVEHVVPPDAPGEPEPTDGRFIDLLDDDFQWAPPVAEDERDEVREESREEASERPPSELVDAGAFDPVVGLDLVPTHDEALDRLEPTVDLEEPPAADTSIVAERPPAPPAPDPWIPEEGDAHDLVTSDAFATETMAELCLEQGHDEEALAIFERLVAQRPDDAGLARRTRELRDRLHPSTPAGETAGAFLRGLAERGGPEPAAEAAPEPAREPEPEAMPEPMPEPIPQPTPQPSPEPVAERDAWAASAWAGALSADASAAEPLLPARAADRPEPAAEPAPPAPPAPAPAAPESEEHDLAEFNAWLRGLRDS from the coding sequence ATGGCCGCTTCCGCTCGGATCGACGAGCTCCGGTCGAAGTTCGACGAGAATCCCCGGCGGTACTTCGCTCCGCTGGCCAACGAGTACCGGAAGGCCGGCGATCTCGGCACCGCGATCGCGCTCTGCCGCACCCAGCTGCGGTTGTTCCCGACGCACATGAGCGGTCACGTTGTGCTCGGCCAGGCGCTGTTCGAGGCCGGCGAGCTGGCCGAGGCGCGACAGGTCTTCGAGCGCGCGGTGGAGCTCGATCCCGAGAACCTCATCGCGCTCCGGCACCTCGGCGACATCGCCCACGTCACCGGCGACGCGGACGCGGCGCGGCGGTGGTACGGCCGGGTGCTCGACACGGACCCCTACAACGACCAGATCGCCGAGCTGCTCCAGTCGCTGAACCCGAGCAACCAGCCCGCCGTCACTCCGGCCCCGGTCGGGCAGGTCGCCGAGCTGACCGACGACGCGGGTTGGGAGCCGCCACAGGCGCTCGCGACGGAGCCGCCGGTGGAGCACGTCGTGCCGCCCGACGCGCCGGGTGAGCCGGAGCCGACCGATGGCCGGTTCATCGACCTGCTCGACGACGACTTCCAGTGGGCGCCGCCGGTCGCCGAGGACGAGCGCGACGAGGTGCGCGAGGAGTCGCGCGAGGAGGCTTCGGAGCGGCCGCCGTCGGAGCTCGTCGACGCCGGCGCGTTCGACCCGGTCGTCGGCCTCGACCTCGTTCCGACCCACGACGAGGCGCTCGACCGGCTCGAGCCCACCGTCGACCTGGAGGAGCCGCCCGCCGCGGACACGTCGATCGTCGCCGAGCGGCCGCCGGCACCACCGGCACCGGATCCGTGGATCCCCGAGGAGGGCGATGCCCACGACCTCGTGACGTCGGACGCGTTCGCGACCGAGACGATGGCCGAGCTGTGCCTGGAGCAGGGACACGACGAGGAGGCGCTCGCGATCTTCGAGCGGCTCGTCGCGCAGCGCCCGGACGACGCCGGGCTCGCGCGGCGCACGCGCGAGCTGCGTGACCGGCTGCACCCGTCGACGCCGGCCGGGGAGACCGCCGGTGCGTTTCTCCGCGGGCTCGCCGAGCGTGGCGGCCCGGAACCCGCGGCGGAGGCCGCGCCGGAGCCAGCGCGCGAACCCGAGCCCGAAGCGATGCCGGAGCCGATGCCCGAACCGATCCCCCAGCCGACCCCGCAGCCGAGTCCCGAGCCCGTCGCCGAGCGGGACGCGTGGGCCGCCAGTGCGTGGGCCGGCGCGCTGAGCGCGGACGCGTCGGCCGCGGAGCCGCTGCTTCCGGCTCGTGCTGCGGACCGGCCCGAGCCCGCCGCCGAGCCGGCGCCGCCGGCGCCTCCCGCGCCGGCGCCCGCGGCGCCCGAGTCCGAGGAGCACGACCTCGCCGAGTTCAACGCGTGGCTGCGGGGGCTTCGGGACTCGTGA